The window ATTTTATGGTTACACTATGGTGTCAGTGTTTTTCCGTACCTAATTCAGTTTTCCTGAAAGTCAATCAAAATTGCATAAATTATGCTAATAAACAggttaagaaatgaaaaaatccAGATTAACTGCTCAAAGATTTTGGTGCATCACTACAGTTgagtattaaaaaacaacaaaacttaACAGTGTGTGGTAGAAATGCTAAATGTTAGCATttgtaaatggtaaaatggtaaatggcgcaattatatagcgtttttatccaaagcgctttacactgtgtcccattcacccgttcacacacatacaacaatagtagcagagctgccatgcaaggtgctaacttgccatcgggagcatcttggggttcagtgtcttgcccaaggacacttcagcatgtggagtcacgtgggccgggaatcaaaccctacgattagcggataacccactctaccacctgagccacatccGCCCCATGGTATGATTTGGTATGATTTCTGATGAGTTTGATATGAGAACGTGAGATTTAAAccacatacagtcccctccactaatattggcacccttggtaaatataagcaaagaaggctgaacaaaagatcaaaaggctaaacaataaagacaaattttcacatcatcctttactcatatttaccaagggtgccaatattagtgaggGGCACTGTATGTTCTTGAACCGTGTAAACAGATCTTGGTCCTGGATTCCGATTATTGGACCTTATGGTACTATGGCAGCACTGACTACACTGTAAGCACAGATACACACTCGGGGCTGTTCTTTATGGGAAATCATCTAATCTGACCTGTATTTCTTCCGCCAGATTTAATATAGCGTCCAGgtcctctttctctttgtccagGTCACTCGTCCTGGACTCTGGAACATCACCTGCTTTCCAGTATAGATCCTGATCAATTGGATGAGCGTATCCGACTGAGTAGTCCTGAGGAATGAGTGGGAaaattcatattattatttacacatcaaCGTTTTACTTTTAACTGTTTGACCTCCCAGCATTCCCTTCATGCTTCAGCATTCCCTTCATCCCAACATGTACCATCAAACCTTAACATGCCTACACTGGCTAAAATAACGACACTAGTAATTTTTAGTGATCAGAACAGTACATAAACTTAAAAAGATTTCTCAGTTCTTACAGGGTAATAGCCACTAGGAGAGTAGGAAGCAGCTGGTTGTTGAAAGCTTGGCACTTTTGAATCCAAGAAGTCTGGGCTACAGCGCTGATTCACTGGGGGTGGGAAACATTGAAGGATAATAAACGATTCATTTCTTGGtaagacataaacaacacatcACTAAGATAGATTATTCAGGAATGATATTACAGCTCCTGCAGCTCCTCTGCAAACAGTTTTTGTTAATTCTTTGCCTACTGTATTAAataacatgttgaaatgtcaatatttaaaggtgaaaaagtcaatttgttttattcctgagttgtacaaataacctggaagatatgtaAAATGATAAACCATGAATAAgccatacaaaaacaacaacaatgcattAAGCTGTGCCTGCATCTGCTGCATAAAGCaacagaatgttttttgtttttttgtttgtttgtttttttttaaaaaaagcccaCCACATTGCCAAGCACCACGGGGTAATAATCACTcaattaatgttaaaaatgagtTTATGCAAGGCATTGAATTATGCACTGAAGGTTTAATATCAAAACATAGAATTACATTGACTGATATCAGTTATCTTAATTTTTATCTATTAAAAATGGATATTTGGGACAaaatatagacagatagatagatagatagatagaaacgcCAACACTGAAATTGTGAAACAATGGACTGGACTCCATCCTAAATTGCATACAATTAAACTACACGTCAGAATaatgcactatactactgtattTACTAAAGTAGCGTGCAAATCAAATGCTTATACTAATTAAGGCTGAGCTCACAACTATTATAAAGGggacaaaatgtattaaatcatCACCTGGTGTGTAAAACCCGTATTGTGAGTGATGAGGTGTGTTGCACCTCTTCTCCTGCTGAGGGACATTACAGGGATGTTGGTAAGGTGTTCCCTGATGTTCAAGCAAGATTGAACCTGAACAGATAGAGACAAGTCAAGTGTTaataaactaaaactacagATGATGACCGAGGCCACAAAGTTATCTAGCTGGCACTGTACTAGCAAAACGACATACCCTTTCTCATTATATTtgtctattttctctttttttctacaCATTCCTATATATGCataatcttttctctttttttaaggcTAATGGATTTCTCTATCCAGTCTTTCAAAGGACATGGGCTAAAATGGTTCCAGATTTAAAGAATTCGCACAGTGGCGGAGAAACCTGTGGGCTAGGGTTGAGGtaggtttcttccaggttccaGGTTATAAGTGGAGTGTTTATGGTAAACTGGCactgtgtgaacgagtgtgtgaatgtgtgtgtgcgcacggtgctttgcgatggactggcgtcccattcagggtgcCCAGTTTTCTCAGCCCTGGATCCGTCATTAACCTGACTAGGTTAAAGTTgttactgaaatgaatgaatgaatatattctGTCTATTCTTTTTATCTGCTTGTTGAAACACTACCAACCTGTTCTCATTAAGGCAGAGGTTTCCTGTGGCGAATTCAGCATCACATGATGGAAACTTTTTGACTTACTGCTGGTCACCTTTATCCCGGCGAGCTTGGCCTTGTTGTGAGGCGTGAGTCGCTTTATTTTGAGCAGAAGCTCAGGCTTATCCCGTTTGAAGTACGGGTTGTAAAAGTGGTGCAGTTGCTTGTCTGAGACGTCACGGTCTGTGCGTTCTTTTCTGAAGCCGTACATGTTCAGCTGGCGAACGAAACTGATGAAGTCCGTTGTTCTGAAGTACTCAGACAAATGCCTTGGTTGGGACAATAGCACTTCAGCTTCGAAGGGTTGCTGATGGACAAGTATTCCTTCCCCGCTGGCGTCCCACCAGATTGAGCGAATCTGAGGATCGTTCACCAAACGCCACAACTTGCCAGGGAAGTAGTTGGGGTTGATCAAGGTGACAAAATTTGCGTCAACGATTTCCATACCAGCTAAAAAGATTTGTAGGCAGATGGGAGAAAAAATAGGAGACTGA is drawn from Ictalurus furcatus strain D&B chromosome 8, Billie_1.0, whole genome shotgun sequence and contains these coding sequences:
- the LOC128611276 gene encoding heat shock factor protein 5-like isoform X2, encoding MEIVDANFVTLINPNYFPGKLWRLVNDPQIRSIWWDASGEGILVHQQPFEAEVLLSQPRHLSEYFRTTDFISFVRQLNMYGFRKERTDRDVSDKQLHHFYNPYFKRDKPELLLKIKRLTPHNKAKLAGIKVTSSSILLEHQGTPYQHPCNVPQQEKRCNTPHHSQYGFYTPVNQRCSPDFLDSKVPSFQQPAASYSPSGYYPDYSVGYAHPIDQDLYWKAGDVPESRTSDLDKEKEDLDAILNLAEEIQADVEFWKLLQLSVTC
- the LOC128611276 gene encoding heat shock factor protein 5-like isoform X1, producing MEIVDANFVTLINPNYFPGKLWRLVNDPQIRSIWWDASGEGILVHQQPFEAEVLLSQPRHLSEYFRTTDFISFVRQLNMYGFRKERTDRDVSDKQLHHFYNPYFKRDKPELLLKIKRLTPHNKAKLAGIKVTSSKSKSFHHVMLNSPQETSALMRTGSILLEHQGTPYQHPCNVPQQEKRCNTPHHSQYGFYTPVNQRCSPDFLDSKVPSFQQPAASYSPSGYYPDYSVGYAHPIDQDLYWKAGDVPESRTSDLDKEKEDLDAILNLAEEIQADVEFWKLLQLSVTC